The DNA window CTTGATCTAGAAGGACAGTCTGAAGTGCTCTTTCCTTCAACTGAGTTGACCTAAATACAATCCTCCctgaaaagaaaatggcaaatgaTGCACGTAGGAACATAATTTCTTAATCATCTgggcaaagaggaaagaaagattcTAGAAAGTTAGATGTCTTTTGTAGTAAAGAGATGGCGGTTCCTTTTACTTCCCGTTAGAGCGAAGGAGCCTGGGGGCTTTGGTTAGCAGCAAACATATGGAGAGTGTCGACTTTCAAAGCTCAGCTGGATTAGAGTAATTTGGAGGTAGAGGGGTGGAAATGACTCTCTGGGTGGagatcaagttaaaaaaaaatttatttcctcccACCTCTGAAAATCACAGACCAACATAATGAGTGTTATAAAAGAATTATCTTGTAGGCTAACTTTGGGTTCATTTCTGACAACTCAAAAACACACAGGAAGGCACCCTCCCTCCACAGGACAACCTCTCCTCCCATGACAGgcggacagacacacagacagacacacaggcacacacgttCCCTCTCCCCTCCGCCGCCCCCATCCCGTCCTCCTCTGCAATGGCAAAGTCATTAGAGCAGAGCAATAAGACAGGGCCAGTTGGTCTGCAGAGTCCAAAGCAAGAAGGAACAATCACTTACCTCTCCAAATTCATGTTCACGGAGAACGAAACTGAGTGTGTCTGTCCTGGGCCCTGCTACCAAACGCAGAAAGAGTGGATGTTCCCGGTCTGAGAGCTTGCAGGCGTAGACTGGTGGGGAACAAGCGCCATGTCACAGACAGAGCACGACATCATTCCCCAGACCAGCACCCCTCACCACCCTGTGCCCAGACCAAGGCAACAGTGTTATTACCCTGGCTACCAAGGCACCATCCTCCTCATCTTGTTACCAATAAAAAGCCCACAGTGGAATGAATTCTATACTATTTCCATTCTATCTGCATAATAGAAACTGTGCCTTGATTAAAAAGGAAACCATTCTCAAGAATGAATTTAAATGAGTATCGCTCCTCAAATGGGCTTATGATTAATTCTGCTCCTCCTTTTAGAAagcaaaatagggcttccctggtggcgcagtggttgggggtccgcctgccgatgcaggggacacgggttcgtgccccggtccgggaggatcccacatgacatggagcggctgggcccgtgagccacggccgctgagcctgcgctccgcaacgggagaggccacaacagtgagaggcccgcgtaccgcaaaaaaaaaaaagaaagcaaaataaacttaaaaaaaggaTCTGCACACccctttaaaaacaataaaaaaaaacaccatccCAAGAACATGAAATCAGAACTCTAGAAGCAAATCTCTCTACAGATTAATTTAGAATTAGCAGCCGCAAACAAACGAAGCAGTCCATCCAAACACAAGCTCTGGTGGCTTTAAGCCcagcttacacacacacacacacacacacacacacacacacagtactgGCATTGCCTTGTAGGGTTGAAAGATTTGCCATGTGGGTAATATATCAGCAAGATGCTATCACGGTCAGATTATGCAGCTAAAGTCCAGGTGGGCAGGCAAAGAAGCTGGCAGGACAAAATACCATCAATTGACCTGTATTATTTCAGTACTTCCGGATACAACTGCATTGTAGGTGCTGATTTCCCTGTAGATGTAAACTTCCCCCCactgctgagcctgtgtcctCTGGAGGACAGGAACCTTACCCTATTCATCTCTTTATTCTGCAGGCCCAGCCCATAATACGGTTTGAAGAAACATGAGCATACTCAGCATCTAGCTGGGTTTCATCCCCAGGCAACCAAAGGATTTTCCCATCATGCCAAGGTGAGTTTATTTTCTGCTCCAGCTGCTATAGGCTCAACCCAGAAAAATTAGGGAAAGCTTAAATGTTCACATATACACACCATTTTCAAATTAGCACTTAGTGAATCACTGAATCACTTCTTGTCCACCATTGGTATCAATTTCTGTTCAATGATGACCTGACCTGGAATATCTTATTCAGTTTCATGCAGTAATTTAAGATTCtctttttaggggcttccctggtggcgcggtggttgagagtccgcctgccgatgcaggggacgcaggttcgtgccccggtccgggaggatcccacgtgccgcagagcggctgggcccgtgggccatggccgctgggcctgcgcgactggagcctgtgctccgcagcgggagaggccacagcagtgagaggcccgcgtaccgcaaaaaaaaaaaaaaaaaaagattctcttttTAATCCACTGATTGTGGGTATTAAGTTCAGACAGGCGGACCCCAGATCAAAATGTTATTTGCGCATTGCATGAGCCCCTGGGGGGCCGGGGGGCCAACATGCCCCCGGGTAACACCTAGTGCAAGGCAGGCTAAGGGAAAAGGAGAGCCCAAGGCTGTGCCATTTACATAAGTCTGTAATGTGCACTAATACACATGTGCCTCCGGATCCTCGGGTCTCGGGAATGCAAGGCCACCAATCACTCCATGTTCGGATGCACATCCAATGTCGATGTGCTACTGAAAACTTCAAGCTCAGATGCATTCTCTTCTGTCCGAAAGAGAATTAAAATCAAagtgatggaaaaaagaaaagaaaaaaggctatCCACCTGTGCACATCACAAATCCTCCATAAATACCCATCGCATATGGCTATCTGGTATCTGGGATCCTAAGACCCACAACTGTCCAACTGAAAGACACAGACAGCCAAGAAGCATTAAGCACACACTGTGATCACCATTTATTCCAGAATCTGGCCCTGGGCCCTGACATAACTGACACACCTATCACTTCCCTTCCACTAATGAGgccaaaagacagaaataaaagcgGGGACCATTTTCATTTTAAGTGTGGCAGGGTACCTTGATCTTCCCTGTGACAACGCTTATAAAGTGCAAACTTGGTAGGGCTCTCGGTCACAAGAAACTTCTTGAGCAGGGCCTCGATCACTTCCCCGACAGTGTTTGTGCTGCTGATGTGGAGTGTATTCATACAGCCATTGCTACTGGGAGCAAGTTTTCCAGAAGTCTGTGAAGGTTTGCAGAGTTCCATCTGTACTTTAATGAAGCCAGTGTAAATCCCATTTGAATTCTGaagcaggaataaaaacacacacattagCTGGGCATTTTAGGGAAGGAGcatatcaaaacaacaacaaaaaaggaaggtGCAACACtccttctcttgttcttttctttttcagctctGTGACAGAACCTCACTCAAGACTGCCCCTCAGGGAATGACCTCAGGGGAGGTTAACACACTCCAGGAAAGTGCTTCCAGAGGCGAGGTCTGCAGGGCAGATGTGGGGACCAAAGTCCAGGACTCATGTCACTGAAGCTACATGTGAAAGGTCAGGGTCCACGGGTGAGGTTACAATCCCCTGGCACAGATGCTGGCCAAACCACAGGGCTTATTAAAGCTTGGGGATATATCCAGGCTAACTGCACAaaggaaacaacaacaaccagctattacacagaaaaggaaagtcaCAATTAGGACTCTGAAATACTCAAGTAACAAGGAGCAGACGGGAAGAAAACAAGCTATTTTCATTCCTAGTGTACCAGAGATTACCAATTTTGCTTAACCTATTTTATATAGAGCATGGGATCTGCCACAGCATGGGATACACGATGAGGCATTTCAGACACCTCAAGcagcaacatttttaaaacaaattcaagCTATGATGTGAACTATAGACATTATAATACAagcacttgtcttttttttttggggggggggggggaggccaggccacacagcatgcagaatcctagttccccaaccagggatagaacccgtgccccctgcagtggaagcatggagtcctaaccactggacgggcAGGGAATTCCCAAGCACTTGTCTTTTTTGATTTAACATGGTATTGATGTCTCCTTCTATATATAAGTatgtttttaacagctttattgaggtacaatttttCCATACAAAAAGCGGCCCATATTTAATACacacaatttgatgagtttagCGCTTATCTTAAATGATGTAGAATTATTATTTCTTAGTTGCTAAAAATAGTTATAATAGTCTGGTCTTCACTTTTAACTTTTAGTATGTTTAGATAAAAAACattgtaatgttttatttaaacaaatcttCAGGTGTTATAAATAAATGACACAGTTAACACAGAACATGAAAAATCTCCTTTATAGGCcgttatttttcttcctttccacaaGGTCAATTTATAATactaattcactcattcattcttgtGGAAAGTATTATACAacacttcacatttttttttaatctttgaaacGACATGGAAACTTGCATCTGTTTTAATCTCCaaggggaagagaagggatgTGGAATTTTTCTGCTTTGATAAAAACCGTGTTTGAAGAAGAAGAAGTACGACTGCTGGAATAATGAGGAATAATCTTGAGATCATCCACTGTCTCCCCTTTTTGGTGGAGTCCCCCTAGGGAGGGATCCTTTATCACAAGGGTTTATATTTAAAAGCTCCTCTCCAAGGGTCACAGAATTCAGTAGGGCATTCAGTAGGGCCTGTTCTAACCGGTCGCCCTGTCCTTTGCTGAACTCTGTCAGGTCACAGTCAATAGAGTGCCAGGCAGGGGTCCAAGGGCCCTGGACACTGGCACCGAGGGATGGCAGGTGCCTCGAGGAAAGTCATCAAGTGGATGGGCGAGGCCAGACCAGTTAGAGGAACGTACATCTGGCTCTGCCTTGGGTCCCCCCTTTCTTTGTCACTAAGCCTGTGCTTCTCCCTCCTACCCCCCTCGCTCCCCACCGAGCTTCTAACAGCATCGGCACAAAGCTGCAGGAGCCTGAAACAACAATGTAGAAAGCCGAGTATTACATACTccataatatacatttttctccagCTGAGAAAAATCCGAGCTCAATTAGATCCCAATCCAGGGGCACAAGATCCTTTTCCTGACACTTCCAAATTTATTTACACAAGATAAAACTTATCTCAGGCCTTATTAGAATCTGAGTTACTGCCCATGTGTTAAAAACAGGCAAGGGATTACACTCAGTGTTAAAAATCCTTTGGGGATcataacatgttttaaaataaaattttaggaagTGCTGATTGATTTTGAGATAAAGCTACTTCAAAATACAGCTTTCATTTGAAAGATGCAGAAATATCCCATTCTCCGGTCCTGTATACCTTGACCATTAAGGTTCTGCAAGTATGATTCagagattttaaaacatacagaCTGTAGTGCCAACAACTTATAGTTGTCTTTCATTCAACACGTGTCAACCTAAACAGTATTATTTGTATGGGTACTCACCAAGGTCATCTTCAACTTGTCTGTGACTGCTAAGTTGTATTTATGaactttctctttgatttcctctttggtgagGTAATTGTGGGTTTCCTtatctttctccacatcctagaagaaaaataagcCAAGTCACACATGAGCaatcacagaaaaaaatgcagataagCCAGGATTCTTTTCACATTCCATATAACAACAACTACGGAGCACTTTaccttgacacacacacacacacacacacacacacacacacacacaaatcctatGAACTTTATGATCTTTATAGCTTTACAATCTTTACCAGCAAAAAGTATGGTAGTTAATAAGTGTTAAGCTGGCACTAATCACTGACCTGTCAAATTCTATACAACTACCAAGAAGGTCCTTTAATCTTCCAAACAAATCCTCATGCCAAGATACAAGTAACCAGACTTCCTGGACCCACCCACTCtcaacccctgcccctcccagcctcaccccacccttgcctcccccccccgcccccccgcactCTGGAGGGGAAGATTTCAGTGAAATCCTTTCATCACTGTGAAACATTCACTAACTGTTTTTGTCTAAAGAGCTCAACCAGTGCATGACATCATGCGATGGCTAATATGCAATCACTGATGGCCACACTCCAGAATCTGTTGGCCCCATGAAGCCCAGTATACCAGGCACCTGACTTATACTGCATTTATTTCTCCCAACAACTTAACCAAGCCGGCATTTTTACTAGATGAGATCAAGTTCTAAGAAGTAAATCAACCTACTAACAAAAATTTAACTGCTCTGCACAAGGGCTGGAGCTTACCTGAAAaacctgattccaaagcccaccAACCCTCAGTAACTCCAAGTACTTCCATATGGGAtccccatttaatcctcactaatTAGCATCTCCTTGTTACAGACAGGGGCACTGAGACTCACAGAGGTCAAGTGGCTTGCCGGGGACAACCCAACTGGTTAAGAGACCAAGCTCAATTTTAATCCAGGTCCTCTATGTTATTTCCACTAAATCGAATAGATCTCCACCATTCCCGTGTGGGTGTTTGAAAACGTAAAGGAAAGCCTGCATAATCAGATTCAAACCTGAGAAGCAACTCAAAAAAGATGAAGGGTCCTAACAATCTTCAGGACAGAGAGGAAGAACAATAAGATCGGATGATttctcccccaaaataaaacctttaaaaaggtACCTCTCTTCCAGCCAGATAATCACCCCAACCTCACAGCTGGAGATTATCCAAGCAGGTGTTTGCTCCCACCTACGCACTGTGAGCTACCGTGATAGATACACACGGAACGGCCACGACAGAAACTGCAGGAGAGCTTTAAAGGGTATAAAATCCATTCAGCTCTCAAGTTCCTGGATTTGAGACCCCGAGAGGGGTGTGCTGACTCCAAGTCATCTCAGTAACTTTTCGATTCCAGACCTGTCCTAGTGTGGACTGAGGGGTCAGTGTTGGGGGGACAGCATGGTCACGGCCCAGCTTCAGGAGCAAGCCTCGAAGTCCCTTGGGAGCACCCTATCTACCAATGTAAAACCCCAATGCAGTCTTATTTTTGGTGTCAGTGGTTAGGGGGAGAAAAAGCCGTagattaaaataacttttcagaaGCTTCAATGACTATCTCCAACGTGTCTCCCACATTTCTCTGCTGGCCCTGCCCCTTCCAATCCACAATTAGGCAGCTACAGGCCATAGCTAAAGTAGAAAACGAGACAGTCTCTGTTTCAACATTCATTTTTCACTATGAACTGTCCAAAGACTCTTCAAAGCATATCCTAAAAAGTATACTgtaagaggggggagggatattaggaatttgggattaagagatacacactactatatataaaatagataaacaacaaggacctactgtatagcacagggaactatattcaatatcttctaacaatttataatggaaaagaacctgaaaaagaatatatgtatctggggacttccctggtggtccagtggtaaagaatccgccttccaatgcaggggacgcgggttcgatcccgtgtcgcagaactaagatcccacatgctgtggggtaaCTAAACCCAcgcgcctcaatgagagagcccgcgtgctgcaacccACAGAGCCCACGCAtgctggagcctgtgcaccacaaccagagaaaacccgcacaccacaactagagagaagcccacccgcgtgccataactagagagaagcccaagcagATCACGTGCCGTAAcgaaaagatcccacaagcctcaacaaagatcccgtgtcccgcaactaagacccgatgcagccaaaaaaaaaaaaaggaaaataaattaaaatatatagatagatagatatatctatagatatataaaactgaatcctttgctgtacacctgaaacatagtaagtcaactacatttcaattaaaaaaaagaaaataattataaaacaaaaaaaattttttaagaccaaaaaaaagtATACAGTAAGAGATTTTCCATTTCATGGGGGTGGGATGTGATGATGGTAGGGCAAAGGGTGCTGGGAAAGTGCCGCATTCCAGCCAGACCTGGGCCTAGTCCGGGTCTGTCACTGACTAATCCTGTTCCCTGGGCTACTAACCTGTCTGCATCTGCTCCCTCATTTCCTATCAAATAAAGGGACTGGAGTAGACATCTCCAAGGTGCTTCCTGCTTGCAGAGATCTGCTTCCCCAGTGTGACCAATGGGACAAGATGGTTCCACTCAAGGAATCGAGGAAACCAAAGGCtcacca is part of the Phocoena sinus isolate mPhoSin1 chromosome 10, mPhoSin1.pri, whole genome shotgun sequence genome and encodes:
- the RASSF3 gene encoding ras association domain-containing protein 3 isoform X4 is translated as MTLNSNGIYTGFIKVQMELCKPSQTSGKLAPSSNGCMNTLHISSTNTVGEVIEALLKKFLVTESPTKFALYKRCHREDQVYACKLSDREHPLFLRLVAGPRTDTLSFVLREHEFGEWEAFSLPELQNFLRILDKEEDEQLQNLKERYAAYRHKLEEALSEAWKPGWILNHCATREVPVMKSGYCTIMWNGRDHGGSGSHD
- the RASSF3 gene encoding ras association domain-containing protein 3 isoform X1, with amino-acid sequence MSSGYSSLEEDAEDFFFTARTSFFRRAPQGKPRAGQQDVEKDKETHNYLTKEEIKEKVHKYNLAVTDKLKMTLNSNGIYTGFIKVQMELCKPSQTSGKLAPSSNGCMNTLHISSTNTVGEVIEALLKKFLVTESPTKFALYKRCHREDQVYACKLSDREHPLFLRLVAGPRTDTLSFVLREHEFGEWEAFSLPELQNFLRILDKEEDEQLQNLKERYAAYRHKLEEALSEAWKPGFCCVGETDRAGENDQVEDRPFHLSFQSHL
- the RASSF3 gene encoding ras association domain-containing protein 3 isoform X3, with translation MSSGYSSLEEDAEDFFFTARTSFFRRAPQGKPRAGQQDVEKDKETHNYLTKEEIKEKVHKYNLAVTDKLKMTLNSNGIYTGFIKVQMELCKPSQTSGKLAPSSNGCMNTLHISSTNTVGEVIEALLKKFLVTESPTKFALYKRCHREDQVYACKLSDREHPLFLRLVAGPRTDTLSFVLREHEFGEWEAFSLPELQNFLRILDKEEDEQLQNLKERYAAYRHKLEEALSEAWKPGFCCVGETDRADLSL
- the RASSF3 gene encoding ras association domain-containing protein 3 isoform X2, translating into MSSGYSSLEEDAEDFFFTARTSFFRRAPQGKPRAGQQDVEKDKETHNYLTKEEIKEKVHKYNLAVTDKLKMTLNSNGIYTGFIKVQMELCKPSQTSGKLAPSSNGCMNTLHISSTNTVGEVIEALLKKFLVTESPTKFALYKRCHREDQVYACKLSDREHPLFLRLVAGPRTDTLSFVLREHEFGEWEAFSLPELQNFLRILDKEEDEQLQNLKERYAAYRHKLEEALSEAWKPGAVDHMTEHQGKEPLTVSFVYLI